A segment of the Paramisgurnus dabryanus chromosome 5, PD_genome_1.1, whole genome shotgun sequence genome:
CCTCTGCTGATGATTTTGTACCGAAATTGATTAGTCTATTAGGGAAGTTTCACTTGCataaagctaaaaaaaattctaaatctTCCATGAGTctcttaaaacaaatgttaaacataaaaaagtattaaaaCATCTCTTATAGTAAGAACAATCTTGGATAGATTATAATGGTCTGGATTTTGTAGGTTTGGAAATCTTTTTTGCTTTTCTCCTAGtgtcatatatgtatattaaagggatacattgtatacatttctttgttctgatgaacactaaaaaaagatattttgagaaatgtttgtaaccaaaccgtttgtggaccccatttacttccatagtattcttttttcttacTTGGGAAGTGAAtagggtccacgaatggtttggttacaaacatttctcaaaatatcttcctttgtgttcatcagaacaaagaaatgtatacaaacTGTATTTTTCATTATACAAATGATTTTAGTGATGTGCATGTGATGTTTTATTCAGCCATTATAAAGTAAAGGTAATATGCAAGCGAATAatggggcaagttgtcacacAGACGTTAATTAAAGGTCTAATTAACAGCGGTTGAGAAAATATTGGTCTCATGGTGGTTACATGAACTTAACTAATAACTCCTTAATAATTATTTGGAGGACTacaaacataaaaattaaatcTAATAAATGAAAAGGTCAGAGGACAGGTGTGTAGAACATTCTGCTCCTGTTTTCTTCTGATTATCCACTCCTAGTTTTCTTCAAATAGGTTTCTTTAAGACCTTTATAACTTCAGTAACTAAATTACACAGGTAACCAGCAAGATCTAGTTGTTTCTTCTAAGTAATATTTTCCATTATGTTTTCTATGTGTGGGACGGACAGCCGGTGTACTGTAATCCCCTGGACGTTGTGTCACATAAcaggacacacacacaactaGTTGGTTTACATTTCATGAAGGTTTTGAGGAGCAGTTTTACAGTATAATCGGTACAGTATGACAATCTACTGTTCACTGACAGGACTGAAAGCTCAGTTTTACCCTAAAACAGCTTTGCACATGAAGGATTTGTATGCTTTAATTGTTCTGAGACGTCAAATACATCTGGTgtccatttttttaaaaagtatatcATTTGCAAGCTGTTTAACTATTGATCAGAATACAGACATAAGATTTTAAAACATGTCACCGTGTGATATTCTTATAAATACACAGATTCACAATCTAAGATAGTTATCATCAAAACAACAGTTAAGAATAACAGATCTTTCAACATACAGCAACAGACAACTCCGGTGTGGATTCGGCCTGAAGTCGTCTGGGTACTTTtatgaatgtaaatgtgttatttaagtGCATATAAGGGTCTGTTTATAGCACTAAGTTTGGTTTAAGTTCTGGCTCATTAGTTACAGTTCTCTTCCTTTAGAAACCTATTAACATGCAGATGTGAATGAAGTGTTGTACAGCAAACTTCGTAAACTAAACTCAAAATGCATAAACACGTGTGTACATGGCAATCTAACAGCTACAGGTTGTTCCCGGAGCCATCGCACCTCATCTAGCAGCGATTTTGGCCACAAATTACAAGGAAAGTACTCATAAACTAATGACCCAGGCCATCGTATACATttaatgaatgtgtgtgtgtgagtattTTTGGCTTCTCTCTTTATCTCATTGTTTCTTTTCATTCCTCATTCCTCCAACTATTTAATTCTTTTCATTCTTTCACACCAGACATGATGCATATCATATTCTCTTCCAAATATTTCAAAGATTTTAAGGCCAAATTCAATTGAAATGACTTAATCTGAAACAGCTTAGTAATGTGTGTGAAGACATcacaattattattttaatttatgaaCAAaccttgttttatgtataatgctttggcaatattgtaagtgacacaatcacgCCAATAAAGTTTCTTTcaattgaaattaaacaaacccGAAACGtttcaatgtttatttattttgcacataattcAGTGATGTGAAATAGAaaacaaaatgcaaacaaaCGCATACTGTacatgctctctctctttctctctctctctctctctctctctctctctctctcagtaaAGGGAAACCTCACCTATAAAAGCTCCTCCTGGACGATAAGTCGATGACAAACAGAAACTGAAGACAGAACTTCTGACAGCTGCCATGAATCTACACCTCCTCTCATCTTTGCTGCTCTGTGCCGGTGAGTTTGACTTTATCCATCCTCCTCATCCTCATCCTCCTCTCACATCTCTCAACCTCAGGGTCCACAGGGTCATGGAAAACTTGTGAATTTCaaaaaagatttaaaactgGGATTTTGTCAGGCCTCAAAAACAATCTATAAAGTCAAGGAATAGCCATGGTAAAAGACATTTTATTCTTAGCCTCACCTCTATTTTGCTCTTTATGGGTGCAACCTGCaaacataacaataataataataatgcattaatATCTTATGAATTTGCCTCCCTAATATAACTGGGAAAGATTTCCTAGTTTTGGAGCATAAGATGAAAAAGGCCCTGTCACCCCTGGAATAAAGCGGTGATTTGGGAACAGCTGATAGACCACATTGAGAAGATCACAGATTGACAGATACTGCAGAGTCAGATCATGCAAAGCCTTGAAAATGAAGAAAAACAGGAAAAACCATTATGATGTGATAGATATTCATTAATCCAAAAATGTGACAACCCTAAATTCTTTCTATGCTCAGTGTAAATTCAAtgcatttcatttaaaatgacTCAAAAAGAGTCATTAATGGATAATAGGATATTAAACTTTCTCCCATGTTAATACTCTCTGTGTGTAATGTTGGTTTTTAAATGCAGCGACTCTATTGTGCTTGTGTCTTCAGACAGGCCGGGCTGTGAGAGATTGCGTTGGCTTGTAGTAACACGTCTCTAAATAGCTGTAAACTCAGACTCGTCTCTTTCAGATAGGTGTATGTGAGAACGCCGCAAAATTTCAACCTGTTGTCATGGCCAACGTCACAAAGCCCGTATTGTTCAATGCAAAGGACAGAGGATTAGGGCGTCACACCGCGgtgttaaatatatatttagctttCCGAAATATGCAATCTAACGTTAGAAAGGTCATCCCGACGCACAATAATAGGTGTGTGCATGTTTCTTAAGAATGAAATTTCTTTGACAATTACACAAACTTCCTGTGTGTGGCACAGTTCAGCGTTTCAGAGTTTTTATCATTCATATACGGACACAATgatttacatctttaaaaaatgatttggtCACCCAAGAAATTTGCTTCAAGAGTCtgaatgtctgtgtttttgcaAGGTTGCACAGCACTAATAAAGTATTACTGGCACCTGTTTACAactaacttactgtagattaacagttttttacagtcttttttttacagaataaaactaaaataacagcctcatgcaaagcattctgggaaccaaaatctgaaggaaaaaaacatgatgaggatttctggtttgcATGAggcttttattttagttttattctgttaatgtttatttaacaaactgttgtaaataacatacatttaaatctacagtaagttactggcaaacagctgctaattttttacagtgaagacGACAGTGgaaatggtttttaattataaataaaaatgtcttaatTATTTACAAGAAAGAGTAAGCGCGTATGCGTAAGGTCAaacgtttatttatttttttatttaaattttttttaaatgacttaaAAGTTTGACACCTTTATGTTTGACTTGTATAAGCACTGCACACAGTAGATGGTGAACAGATGTTTATAGCAGGTCATGACTAGTCATTGATTAGTTTAAAGCAGTCATACTTTAACCAATCAACATCTAACAACAGAACTTTCTATTTTGTAAAGATAAGCAGTTGTGTATTAAAAGAAGTGTTGCATTATTACACACAGCCACTTTTTTCCATTCAttcctgtctgtctttctttctttctttctttctttcagtcATTCTCACACATGTGTATATGCTGTAGTTTGATGGGGTGTTTACAGGATGACTCAATACAGCAAAATGAACACCTCTTTATCTGTGCTAATTGATGTTAAATATGTCATTAAGATGCAATTACGAAAAGTTTTATCCTTTTTTCCTATCTGAATTCAACCCAGCATTCCTCACAATATTATCATACGTTTGAGCTGTggccttgtgtgtgtgtttgtgtgttttcatGCAGTTTGCAGTGGAGTATTTTTCATAAATGTGACCGCCGTTCAGGCGTCTGCGCTGGATCATGTGACTGTGATGTCAGCATCAGGGGAGGGGCTtcagagtgctgtgggtgaagATTTAGAACCTGAGGATGATCAGGATCCATCAGGAATGTTTAATGACCCGACCTCGCTTAGAGGTActtaccctaaccctaaccccccccccacgcacacacacacacacacatgcttgaCATGTCTGGCTGTAGATGTCTATTAGTTTTACTTATTACTACACCTTAactctttaaaaacatcttttgACATTAATGAATACGCCCTATTCATAATGAAGATATAATGAAAATCAATCACTCTGAAGTTTCTTTTGCTGTTTTCTTTTAGTACATCAGGTCAATAAAGAAGAGGAGACGACTCAGAAACGCTCCGGACGCAAAAAGAACAAAGGAAGaagaaagaataaaaacagCACTCCTTTTCAACCCAATCACACATCCACACATAAGATCCACAGCACCACAGCTGATCCGTGTCTGACATCACATTTGGATTACTGTATTCACGGACACTGCACGTATCTTCACGACCTGAGAGAACCTGTCTGCATGTGAGTTCATCTAATAAATAAGAATTAGTTTGATGTCATGTCAAGCCACTGTATTTATAAGATAAGAGCCAGGGTTTAATTCAAGTAACTCACAGATGAGCTGCTGCACTGAATGAAACTTTAATGCATTCACAGTTTTTGAGATGACTGCATCTTTTATAGCTTATGAAGGAATATTAATACAGAATGAAAGATTCTCTAGATTTCTTTAGGGCAGCACTTTCAAATCAGATGCAGGACAGGTTGAAATGTATGACAACTCCTCATGTAAATCTGATCTGTTTCACCAGACaacattaaaaaatgtttttcctaTGACAGAAACATTGCTTGATTTCATGAATTGAGGATGAATAATTTGGACAGCTTATTAAATCCATCACTGAACTGTGCTGTTGTTTTTATGTGGATTTTTTTCAAATGGACTGTCTGATTTTTCAGATGTAAGCGAGGTTATGACGGTGAGCGTTGTGGTATTCAGCTCCTTCATACGTCAGGCGTGCCGGACGACAGCGGTTCGCAGACGACCCACACTGCCCTTATCATCATGGCTGTCGTCCTGTCAATCATCAGCTGTCTGGCCATCTTACTCATCATCTGTGTGCAGTAagtgtacagtacagtatgacGTTCAGTATGTgcgtctgtaaactacacacagATACTGTATATACAAAACACAATACATCATTCATAGCTTGAATATAAAAGACATCTATTATGTGCAGCACATACACACTGTTCATTAAAAGTCTGAACACACCTAGGCATTCTTCATTGTTTactctttttcacattttagcaTAATAGTAATGTCTATgaaattaaagtatttaaaatggGGTTCAACCAGAAGTAGCCGGTCTATTTGTAGTTGAGACTTTATGAGGTCTCAGTGTGTATTTTCTGAGACCCTATCACAGAGAAGCTGTATTGAATTGAtggatgtgtgtgtttgtattgtttgattataatgttgttgttgttttcagCTATCGAACAAACCATCGCTTTCAGGCGGCTTTCCTGAGTTCTGCTGATGAGAGACAGAATctagagaaaaaaaacattatattatgAAAAGAGGAAGAGGTGAGACCCAAGACAACACATATCACACACACAGTATTATAAATCTGATCAAAATGAATCAGCACAGTAAATCCATGTCTGTTATTTTGTTTCAGGTGTAACAGCATTAGATATCACAAGATCTCACTGGCACTACAGATTTATTgcacataaaacattgtaatGTATATTTATTGTTTGTACCTATTTATTGAAAAATCATATTATTTCCTACACTTTAGTGTATGTGTctattttgataataaaaagCAGTTCATTTGATATTTATTTACCTAAATGGAATAaagaataaattattttagtttgtgttaTTGTTATTTCAATTGAGTTCAAACTGGTTTTAATTTAGTTAACATGCTTTCTTATAAGGACCAGGAATAAACCACAAAAAGGGCTATGAATAATATTtctaataaatatttaaaacttttgatATTGTCACTAAGAAGATGAGGCTAGTCAACTTTGAGCaataagtattattattattattattattattattattattattgttattattattatcatcatcatcaggtGTAAGCAGAGACAGGTGCAGCTCAGTATATTGCACTTAACTCCTGCAAAAAGTTCATTTTTTTAGCAAACGCTTTAAGTCCTTATGAAAGCTGATGTTTATTAAGATTATATAGAAGAGACTTAAGAGCTGTGAGATCTTCAGAGCAGAAGAGAAAATATGTTTGGTATGTTAATGTTGGGCAGAGCAGGTAACCTGATCTCCAGTGATTCCCTGACATGCAAAATATGTTGCAACAATGTTTGTGGTTGTTGTGATGTTACTAAAGATGTTCTGAAGTTTCTTTTTTAATGAAGTGTTTGTGCAAGGTTTTTAAATTGTGCCACTCATTCACA
Coding sequences within it:
- the areg gene encoding uncharacterized protein areg, encoding MNLHLLSSLLLCAVCSGVFFINVTAVQASALDHVTVMSASGEGLQSAVGEDLEPEDDQDPSGMFNDPTSLRVHQVNKEEETTQKRSGRKKNKGRRKNKNSTPFQPNHTSTHKIHSTTADPCLTSHLDYCIHGHCTYLHDLREPVCICKRGYDGERCGIQLLHTSGVPDDSGSQTTHTALIIMAVVLSIISCLAILLIICVHYRTNHRFQAAFLSSADERQNLEKKNIIL